Proteins encoded in a region of the Drosophila busckii strain San Diego stock center, stock number 13000-0081.31 chromosome 2L, ASM1175060v1, whole genome shotgun sequence genome:
- the LOC108594533 gene encoding uncharacterized protein LOC108594533 isoform X1, translating to MSLRAEPAASLIPVRHTHTRMTAMKSDILTLCILAATILGSTRHAIGFLTAEAASAPLDSAGFDGEQQQQQQQSRHFNGLLNLDAALQSRRQLHAPERNVYDPGDELLQALDAELGQELQLEPDYAPIAEQQQQQQVASNKYDMLKRMEEDLRDEQELVDKSALLMKMLEDPTLDTLPLVYVEEQELPAQLAPDTTVDYPELNNEQGLQALMLGEGKAKRSRYYRRFPWKRHTRTRGAYMNSINSNYEPELRYACTPSKEDIYKLLVNLHENRKGNHSKTVNFCNRKRPAKAVFTNIRFLG from the exons ATG AGCTTGAGAGCCGAGCCAGCCGCCAGTTTAATCCcagtcagacacacacacacacgtatgacGGCCATGAAGTCGGACATCTTAACGCTTTGCATCTTAGCAGCCACGATCTTGGGCAGCACACGTCACGCCATTGGCTTTCTAACAGCTGAGGCAGCCAGCGCGCCCTTGGACAGCGCTGGCTTTGatggcgagcagcagcaacagcagcagcagtcgcgtCACTTTAATGGCCTGCTTAACTTGGATGCCGCACTGCAGTCGCGTCGCCAGTTACACGCGCCAGAGCGCAACGTTTACGATCCTGGTGATG AATTGCTGCAGGCACTGGACGCTGAGCTGGGCCAAGAGCTACAGCTGGAGCCAGACTATGCGCCAattgctgagcagcagcagcagcagcaagtggccAGCAATAAATATGATATGCTCAAGAGAATGGAAGAGGATTTGCGTGACGAGCAGGAGCTGGTGGACAAATCCGCTTTGCTTATGAAAATGCTCGAG gATCCAACGCTGGATACGCTGCCGCTGGTCTATGTCGAGGAGCAAGAGCTGCCCGCTCAGCTAGCGCCAGACACAACAGTTGACTACCCGGAGCTGAATAATGAGCAAGGACTGCAGGCACTGATGCTGGGCGAGGGCAAGGCCAAGCGCTCGCGGTATTATCGTCGATTCCCCTGGAAGCGTCACACGCGCACTCGCGG TGCTTATATGAATTCTATTAACAGCAACTATGAACCGGAGCTGCGTTACGCCTGCACACCCAGCAAGGAGGATATCTACAAGCTGCTCGTCAATCTTCACGAGAATCGCAAGGGCAATCACAGCAAGACCGTTAACTTCTGCAATCGCAAGCGACCAGCCAAGGCGGTCTTCACCAACATACGCTTCCTGGGCTAA
- the LOC108594533 gene encoding uncharacterized protein LOC108594533 isoform X2: MSLRAEPAASLIPVRHTHTRMTAMKSDILTLCILAATILGSTRHAIGFLTAEAASAPLDSAGFDGEQQQQQQQSRHFNGLLNLDAALQSRRQLHAPERNVYDPGDELLQALDAELGQELQLEPDYAPIAEQQQQQQVASNKYDMLKRMEEDLRDEQELVDKSALLMKMLEDPTLDTLPLVYVEEQELPAQLAPDTTVDYPELNNEQGLQALMLGEGKAKRSRYYRRFPWKRHTRTRGNYEPELRYACTPSKEDIYKLLVNLHENRKGNHSKTVNFCNRKRPAKAVFTNIRFLG; encoded by the exons ATG AGCTTGAGAGCCGAGCCAGCCGCCAGTTTAATCCcagtcagacacacacacacacgtatgacGGCCATGAAGTCGGACATCTTAACGCTTTGCATCTTAGCAGCCACGATCTTGGGCAGCACACGTCACGCCATTGGCTTTCTAACAGCTGAGGCAGCCAGCGCGCCCTTGGACAGCGCTGGCTTTGatggcgagcagcagcaacagcagcagcagtcgcgtCACTTTAATGGCCTGCTTAACTTGGATGCCGCACTGCAGTCGCGTCGCCAGTTACACGCGCCAGAGCGCAACGTTTACGATCCTGGTGATG AATTGCTGCAGGCACTGGACGCTGAGCTGGGCCAAGAGCTACAGCTGGAGCCAGACTATGCGCCAattgctgagcagcagcagcagcagcaagtggccAGCAATAAATATGATATGCTCAAGAGAATGGAAGAGGATTTGCGTGACGAGCAGGAGCTGGTGGACAAATCCGCTTTGCTTATGAAAATGCTCGAG gATCCAACGCTGGATACGCTGCCGCTGGTCTATGTCGAGGAGCAAGAGCTGCCCGCTCAGCTAGCGCCAGACACAACAGTTGACTACCCGGAGCTGAATAATGAGCAAGGACTGCAGGCACTGATGCTGGGCGAGGGCAAGGCCAAGCGCTCGCGGTATTATCGTCGATTCCCCTGGAAGCGTCACACGCGCACTCGCGG CAACTATGAACCGGAGCTGCGTTACGCCTGCACACCCAGCAAGGAGGATATCTACAAGCTGCTCGTCAATCTTCACGAGAATCGCAAGGGCAATCACAGCAAGACCGTTAACTTCTGCAATCGCAAGCGACCAGCCAAGGCGGTCTTCACCAACATACGCTTCCTGGGCTAA
- the LOC108594533 gene encoding uncharacterized protein LOC108594533 isoform X3, protein MTAMKSDILTLCILAATILGSTRHAIGFLTAEAASAPLDSAGFDGEQQQQQQQSRHFNGLLNLDAALQSRRQLHAPERNVYDPGDELLQALDAELGQELQLEPDYAPIAEQQQQQQVASNKYDMLKRMEEDLRDEQELVDKSALLMKMLEDPTLDTLPLVYVEEQELPAQLAPDTTVDYPELNNEQGLQALMLGEGKAKRSRYYRRFPWKRHTRTRGSAYMNSINSNYEPELRYACTPSKEDIYKLLVNLHENRKGNHSKTVNFCNRKRPAKAVFTNIRFLG, encoded by the exons atgacGGCCATGAAGTCGGACATCTTAACGCTTTGCATCTTAGCAGCCACGATCTTGGGCAGCACACGTCACGCCATTGGCTTTCTAACAGCTGAGGCAGCCAGCGCGCCCTTGGACAGCGCTGGCTTTGatggcgagcagcagcaacagcagcagcagtcgcgtCACTTTAATGGCCTGCTTAACTTGGATGCCGCACTGCAGTCGCGTCGCCAGTTACACGCGCCAGAGCGCAACGTTTACGATCCTGGTGATG AATTGCTGCAGGCACTGGACGCTGAGCTGGGCCAAGAGCTACAGCTGGAGCCAGACTATGCGCCAattgctgagcagcagcagcagcagcaagtggccAGCAATAAATATGATATGCTCAAGAGAATGGAAGAGGATTTGCGTGACGAGCAGGAGCTGGTGGACAAATCCGCTTTGCTTATGAAAATGCTCGAG gATCCAACGCTGGATACGCTGCCGCTGGTCTATGTCGAGGAGCAAGAGCTGCCCGCTCAGCTAGCGCCAGACACAACAGTTGACTACCCGGAGCTGAATAATGAGCAAGGACTGCAGGCACTGATGCTGGGCGAGGGCAAGGCCAAGCGCTCGCGGTATTATCGTCGATTCCCCTGGAAGCGTCACACGCGCACTCGCGG CAGTGCTTATATGAATTCTATTAACAGCAACTATGAACCGGAGCTGCGTTACGCCTGCACACCCAGCAAGGAGGATATCTACAAGCTGCTCGTCAATCTTCACGAGAATCGCAAGGGCAATCACAGCAAGACCGTTAACTTCTGCAATCGCAAGCGACCAGCCAAGGCGGTCTTCACCAACATACGCTTCCTGGGCTAA